CTATGAACTGACCAAACAAAACTGTACACCAAGTGTTACATGGTGGACGGACGTGACAATGAGACTGAAAGATGTTTCTATGAGTCAGAGTCCTCTTCGTCATAGTAGCGGTTCCTCTTGATTATATCCTCTGCGCTCAGCTCCTCGGCATCACTTCCTTCTTTGTCCTCTTCCCAGAAGCCTACATCCTGGGAGGCGCGGTTCTGTTTTGGCTGTAAAGGTGGAGAGGGTGATGGTGAGATATCCGGAGAGATGCTTCTATGAGAGCCTCCATCTACCGCCGTcttgtctgctgctgcctctcctctctgttcttgTTTGACTCTTTCTTCCTGTTGCTCAGTCTCCACGTCCTCCTCTGAGATGGCCTCAGCTGCTTTCGCTGCATCTTCGCTGGGTGTTTGAGGCATcgtcttctctttcttttcctcttgttttaCTTGCTGAGGCTCTGGCTTATTTTCCTTGGGTGGCTCTTCAGATGGGTATTTTTCCTCAAATGATGCTCTCCATTCCAGCAAGGATTTGAGGGGGCGACGAGGTTCCCTGGGTCCCAGGCTGGTTGCGGGGTTGGGTCTAGCTGCAATTGTGAAAGGCCGACTGCGCTCCTTTAGAGAAGAGCTCCTCCTCAGGCTCTTCAGTTCAGCCCGCTCTGTGCTCTGGAAGGATGATGGCACCTCGTCCTCTGGGGGCCACTTGGCTCTCCAGGGTCGGCCCGAAGAAACTCCCTCCGTGACCGGACTGAGTGCTTCTGTCACAGAGTGGCGCTCACCAGCCGGGGGAGGCCAGGCGATTCTCAGCCTACGTTTCTCAGCTGGCTTCTCTGTAGACTCAAGCTTCTCCTCAGACCTGGCATGTGTCTGAGCACGTGTCTCCAGTAAGGCAGTCAGGTCTGTAACCTTAACCGGTGAGGATTCTTCCACAGCTGGAGTTACCTCATTGTCTGAGATACTCTCAGCTGGACGTGTCACCAATGCTGGTACCTCTTTTTCCTTCGGCGTCACCACTTCCTCACCTTCTTCTCCATCAGCTCGAGGCTCCCAGCGCTCCTTGTGAGGCCGATGGCCGAAGCCCTCATCGTAGTTGCCTTTAGCTTTGAACAGCTGGTTGA
This region of Epinephelus fuscoguttatus linkage group LG1, E.fuscoguttatus.final_Chr_v1 genomic DNA includes:
- the LOC125889648 gene encoding LIM domain and actin-binding protein 1-like, with the translated sequence MESGPFNRRAWAAQSLRVTAKELSLSGRGRNNALAERFSKYQRAAEESSAEKKKGSSESVSVSLRSGNLSALKKRWEQQQDKSSSIPPPSLSSSRHRPPALSRSTSITEQSPPLKSPGPASRVQQPAAAPEAPKGEEQRGMDRDELTHRERPEKLEQQVPTSPCASYEKARVPLNNLKMKFEKGEDTMGKGGRTTRRSTSSEDMDQHGGLSVPDRVLESTSMKEKMAKYQAAVSKQGTTRSGLTPEVSAPKTSAPVNQKHTSAPECNGESSEQPKASRKFSPPVRETCIACLKTVYPLERLVALQHIYHKSCFRCVHCSTKLSLLNYASLHGNVYCKPHFNQLFKAKGNYDEGFGHRPHKERWEPRADGEEGEEVVTPKEKEVPALVTRPAESISDNEVTPAVEESSPVKVTDLTALLETRAQTHARSEEKLESTEKPAEKRRLRIAWPPPAGERHSVTEALSPVTEGVSSGRPWRAKWPPEDEVPSSFQSTERAELKSLRRSSSLKERSRPFTIAARPNPATSLGPREPRRPLKSLLEWRASFEEKYPSEEPPKENKPEPQQVKQEEKKEKTMPQTPSEDAAKAAEAISEEDVETEQQEERVKQEQRGEAAADKTAVDGGSHRSISPDISPSPSPPLQPKQNRASQDVGFWEEDKEGSDAEELSAEDIIKRNRYYDEEDSDS